The Pseudomonadota bacterium DNA segment GAGACAGGCAGCTGGTGCCCGTTTTATCCTTAAAACTGAAAGCAAATCCCGGAGGTGGTTATGGATATTGAAAAGATTCTCAATAACCTGGTCTGGTATGGGCATGATACTTTTTGTTTGAAGGCATCAGGGAAAACCATCTATTTTGATCCCTATAAATTGCAAGGTGAAAAGGCGCCCGCAGATATCATTTTTATAACGCACGATCATTTTGATCATTGCTCGCCCGAAGATGTGGAGAAAATTTGTAAGAGTTCCACAATCATAATTTCCGAACCCCGGGCCGCGGAAAAATTTATCCGCAAGGCAGTAACCAAAAGTATGAAACCCGGCGATAAGCTGGAAATAGAAGAGATTACCGTTGAGGCGGTTCCTGCATATAATACGAATAAAAAGTTTCATCCAAAAAGTAATAACTGGATTGGTTTCATTCTCACGGTGGAGGGGGTGCGGCTTTATCACGCCGGTGACACCGACCACATACCCGAGATGAAATTCATCAAAACGGATATTGCGCTTTTGCCTGTTTCCGGAACTTATGTTATGACAGCCGGTGAGGCGGTTGGCGCAGCCCTTGAACTCAATCCAAGGGTGGCTATCCCGATGCATCTGGGTGGAAGTGTCGGCACCATGGAAGATGCCAGGATTTTTGCACAGGGGCTTGAGGGCAAAATCAGGGTTGAAATCCTGAAAATTCAGCCTTGAGCGGCTATAATTGCCAATCGCGCATGGACAAAACGAGTTATCTGTGGACGCTGTGCAAGGCCGTTATCTGTATAATTTAATGAGGGAAAAGTGCAATAATTATGAGTTATTTTCCGATTTGTCTTGATATCCGTAATCGATATTGTATCGTCATCGGCGGCGGTAACGTTGCCCAGCGAAAAGTCCATGCGTTGATTGCTTATGGCGGCAAGGTTACGGTCATCAGTCCGGAAATTATCAGCGAACTTGCCGAACTTCAGAAAACCGGCAAACTTGAATGGATAGATCGGGCATATCAAAAGGGTGACCTGACTGGGGCATTTCTGGTGATCGCTGCAACAGACGATCCCGATGTTCAGGCGACAATAAGCAACGAAGCCGAAGAGAAGAATATTCTTTTGAATGTTGCTGATGTGCCGAAATGGTGTAATTTTATTCTGCCCGCCACAATACGGCGTGGCGACTTGACGGTTTCTTTTTCAACAGCCGGCAAAAGCCCGGCTCTTGCGAGAAAATTAAGGAAGGAGAATGAAGAGCGTTTCGGCGAAGAATATGAAATTCTGTTAAAGATTCTCGGAGAGGTGCGCGAGACAGTTTTAGCCCAGGGCAGGCCCCACGAAGAAAATAAGACACTGTTTCACAATCTTCTTGACTGTGATATGCTTGAATGGATCAAAAAGCGAGATTGGGGTGCGATGAAAAGGCATCTCAAGGATTCAGTGGGCATAGAAATAGAATTACAAAATTATAATGATGATGGCGTCGTAAAAAGTCGCTCTACTGCGTCGTAACAGCGAAGCGGTGTCTGGGTTCGCGAAATGCTCGACATGCATTTGTATGCAGTCGCTTTTGCTACACCACGATACTTCGGAGTCTCACCGGTTCGCTTACCTGTGACCAACTTTTTACTTAGCCATTCTGAAGCGGTACGATGGACTTTTTACGACGCCATCAATGATAATCCTTGATTATATGTTTGACCCTGTCTGAGGAATGTGCGGATATGAACCTTCTTTTTTCAGCAACATTTTTATGTTATATTCTGGCAACAGCCGCCTATGTGGTCTTTTTTTTCTCACAAAACAAAAAGATTCGATTGGGGGCGCGGTCCATATTCTTTGTTGCCGGGGTACTGCATTTCATCTATCTCATTGTACGGTATGTTGCTGCAGGTCATACCCCGCTTACCAGCAATCATGAGGCGGTCTCCTTTTTTGCATTGACCATAACCTGGGCCTTCCTTTCGTTTCGCTGGCGGCACCAGGTTAAGAATTTCGGGACTTTTGTGAGCCCGGTGGTAACGCTGCTGATGCTTGTGGCGGTTCTATCGTCCAAGCACATCAAGGAGTTACCTCCAGCCCTGCAAAGCAACTGGCTTCCTGTGCACGCAAGTATCGCGCTTATGGCTTATGGCTTTCTTGCCCTGGCTTTTTGCGGCGGCATCATGTATCTGCTGCAGGAAAGAGAGATCAAGAAAAAGAGTTTCGGCCTTTTTTACAGCCGACTGCCTTCCCTGGATGCCCTGGATAGTCTCAACCACCACTGCCTTGCCATAGGTTTTCCGCTCATGACCCTGGGGATCATTACCGGATCCATCTGGGCGCGGCAGGCGTGGGGCACATACTGGCAATGGGATCCCAAGGAAACCTGGTCACTGATTACCTGGTTCATCTATGCTGCGCTTCTCCATCAACGCTTGACTGTCGGCTGGAGAGGGAAAAGGGCGGCGATCATGTCTATCATTGGTTTTTCCGCAGTGTTATTCACCCTCTGGGGTGTGTCTTTCCTGCTCTCGGGGTTGCATTCCTATGTTGGTTGATTCAATCGTTACATTGGGGGTTAACCATAAAACAGCCCCTGTTGCAGTCCGCGAAAAACTGGCTTTTTCCGGGGAATGCGAATCACCTCTTGTCAGGCTTTCCGGGCTTGACGGTTGTGATGAGTGCTGCTTTCTTTCCACATGCAACAGGGTTGAAGTGGTAATGATCAGCCGCACCCCTCAGGAATCTATCGCTGCAGTCCGTAAAATTTTGTTTGAAAAAACGAACCTGACTAAAGAGGAAACCGAAAAGTACAGTTATGCGCACCAGGGAAAAGAGGCAATAAATCACCTGTTCAGGGTTGCATCAAGCCTTGATTCGATGATTGTCGGTGAACCGCAGATTCTCGGCCAGTTGAAGCAGGCGTACCGTGAAGCTTCCGAGAGTAAAAACACCGGCATAATTTTAAACAAGTTGATGCATAAGGCCTTTTCGGTTGCCAAGCGTATCCGCACGGAAACAAAAATCGGCAGCAGTGCGGTGTCAATAAGTTATGCGGCGGTTGAGCTTGCAAAAAAGATTTTCGGAAATCTCAAAGGCAAGCGGGTTCTTTTGGTAGGGGCTGGAGAAATGGCCGAGCTTGCGGCGGAACACTTGATTAATCAAGGTGTTGCTGGGGTTGTTGTTGCCAACAGGACATTTGAGAGAGCAGTAAAACTTGCCCGCAAATTTAACGGCACGGCGGTAGCTCTGGAGGAGATTGTTGGGCAGCTTGAGGATGTGGATATTTTAATAAGCTCAACCGGGGCGACAGAGCTTATTCTCAATAAAAATGATCTCAAGCCGATCATGAGGCAGAGAAAAAACCGACCGCTCTTTCTTATAGATATAGCGGTTCCAAGAGACCTTGATCCCAAACTTAACGAACTGGATAATATTTATCTCTATGACATTGACGATCTTACAAATGTTGTTGAGATCAATAAGTCGGAGCGGGACAAGGAAGCCGCCACGGCAGAAAGAATCGTTAAAGAGGAGACTCTGAAGTTCCGGCAATGGGTCGAAAGTCTGGAGGTTGCCCCGACAATTGTCGAGCTCCGGAAAAAAGCCGAAGAAATAAGAACTGCAGAACTTGAAAAAACATTCGCTCAATTGAAAGATCTCTCAACAAATGATAAAAAAGCTATCGAAATAATGGCCAATGCGTTGGCAAACAAACTGCTCCATGATCCAATTCTTTTTCTGAAATCAGAAGCATCCCCGGAAGACAAACAAAACAAGCTTGATCTGATTCGTGAAATGTTCGGGTTGGATAAAAACTCCTCCCGATAAGCATTATTTTCACGCGTTGCTGGTGAGGCATGAAGGATGTTTGCTAATTGAAAATATTTGACATGTTTATTGAGTTGTGGTTAGTATGCAATGTTCAAGAATGATGAAGTCGTAACAAGTCTCGCAATCATCACCAGGTCCTTGTTAATTCAGCAAATTACGGGCGTTATAGCTGCCGACGGAAGTTTTTTGGGAGCCTCCCCGTGTTTACTTGCCGACGAGGCCGACAATATAAGTCGGAAGCTCTGTGGTGGTTATTTATCACTTTAATATTTGTTTTCCAGAGTACTGGATTGGCTGCCGGGAAGGACGATAAGGCAATCAGATAATTAGGCGCCGAGAAGTTTTACAGAAACAAAGATACCCTGGAAATAACTCTTTAACTGAAGACATAAAGGAAGAACAATGAGTAAAAGAACCTTTCAACCCAGTAATATTCACAGGCACCGGACCCATGGTTTCCGGGCGAGAATGAAAACCAAAGCAGGGCGAGCGGTAATTAAGCGAAGAAGGGCCAAGGGCCGTCATCGTCTTGCTGTCTAA contains these protein-coding regions:
- a CDS encoding MBL fold metallo-hydrolase; this encodes MDIEKILNNLVWYGHDTFCLKASGKTIYFDPYKLQGEKAPADIIFITHDHFDHCSPEDVEKICKSSTIIISEPRAAEKFIRKAVTKSMKPGDKLEIEEITVEAVPAYNTNKKFHPKSNNWIGFILTVEGVRLYHAGDTDHIPEMKFIKTDIALLPVSGTYVMTAGEAVGAALELNPRVAIPMHLGGSVGTMEDARIFAQGLEGKIRVEILKIQP
- a CDS encoding bifunctional precorrin-2 dehydrogenase/sirohydrochlorin ferrochelatase; this encodes MSYFPICLDIRNRYCIVIGGGNVAQRKVHALIAYGGKVTVISPEIISELAELQKTGKLEWIDRAYQKGDLTGAFLVIAATDDPDVQATISNEAEEKNILLNVADVPKWCNFILPATIRRGDLTVSFSTAGKSPALARKLRKENEERFGEEYEILLKILGEVRETVLAQGRPHEENKTLFHNLLDCDMLEWIKKRDWGAMKRHLKDSVGIEIELQNYNDDGVVKSRSTAS
- the ccsB gene encoding c-type cytochrome biogenesis protein CcsB, giving the protein MNLLFSATFLCYILATAAYVVFFFSQNKKIRLGARSIFFVAGVLHFIYLIVRYVAAGHTPLTSNHEAVSFFALTITWAFLSFRWRHQVKNFGTFVSPVVTLLMLVAVLSSKHIKELPPALQSNWLPVHASIALMAYGFLALAFCGGIMYLLQEREIKKKSFGLFYSRLPSLDALDSLNHHCLAIGFPLMTLGIITGSIWARQAWGTYWQWDPKETWSLITWFIYAALLHQRLTVGWRGKRAAIMSIIGFSAVLFTLWGVSFLLSGLHSYVG
- the hemA gene encoding glutamyl-tRNA reductase, with the translated sequence MLVDSIVTLGVNHKTAPVAVREKLAFSGECESPLVRLSGLDGCDECCFLSTCNRVEVVMISRTPQESIAAVRKILFEKTNLTKEETEKYSYAHQGKEAINHLFRVASSLDSMIVGEPQILGQLKQAYREASESKNTGIILNKLMHKAFSVAKRIRTETKIGSSAVSISYAAVELAKKIFGNLKGKRVLLVGAGEMAELAAEHLINQGVAGVVVANRTFERAVKLARKFNGTAVALEEIVGQLEDVDILISSTGATELILNKNDLKPIMRQRKNRPLFLIDIAVPRDLDPKLNELDNIYLYDIDDLTNVVEINKSERDKEAATAERIVKEETLKFRQWVESLEVAPTIVELRKKAEEIRTAELEKTFAQLKDLSTNDKKAIEIMANALANKLLHDPILFLKSEASPEDKQNKLDLIREMFGLDKNSSR
- the rpmH gene encoding 50S ribosomal protein L34 translates to MSKRTFQPSNIHRHRTHGFRARMKTKAGRAVIKRRRAKGRHRLAV